One region of Catenuloplanes indicus genomic DNA includes:
- a CDS encoding glycosyltransferase gives MLREAGAAELTGPFTDTVVTVPDATAVLSVPGFEFHRDDLPKTVHLVGVLPPRATRDWVPPAWWDTIPEERPVVVVTQGTLANTDLGQLVEPALTGLAGLDVTVVAALGNSTAELSVPVPGNAYVERFVPFDRLLPRAAVLVTNGGAGGVHQALAAGVPVVVAGETEDKPANAARVAHHRLGADLGTANPSPEAIAGAVRTLLTDGEVRANVRRIAEVYAAHDAVDRIERLATQA, from the coding sequence TTGCTGCGCGAGGCGGGCGCCGCCGAGCTGACCGGCCCGTTCACGGACACCGTCGTCACCGTGCCGGACGCGACCGCGGTGCTGTCCGTGCCCGGCTTCGAGTTCCACCGTGACGATCTCCCGAAGACCGTGCACCTGGTGGGCGTGCTGCCGCCCCGGGCCACCCGGGACTGGGTCCCGCCCGCGTGGTGGGACACGATCCCCGAGGAGCGGCCGGTCGTCGTGGTCACCCAGGGCACGCTGGCGAACACCGACCTCGGCCAGCTGGTCGAGCCGGCGTTGACCGGTCTGGCCGGGCTGGACGTCACGGTCGTCGCCGCGCTCGGCAACTCCACCGCGGAGCTGTCCGTCCCGGTGCCGGGCAACGCGTACGTGGAGCGGTTCGTGCCGTTCGACCGGCTGCTGCCGCGGGCCGCCGTGCTGGTCACGAACGGCGGCGCCGGCGGTGTGCACCAGGCGCTGGCGGCGGGCGTGCCGGTGGTGGTGGCCGGCGAGACCGAGGACAAGCCGGCCAACGCGGCCCGGGTCGCCCACCACCGCCTCGGCGCGGATCTGGGCACCGCCAACCCGTCGCCGGAGGCGATCGCCGGGGCGGTGCGCACGCTGCTGACCGACGGGGAGGTCCGCGCCAACGTCCGGCGGATCGCGGAGGTCTACGCCGCGCACGACGCCGTGGACCGGATCGAGCGCCTGGCCACCCAGGCATGA
- a CDS encoding discoidin domain-containing protein codes for MDKPEREPNASGGYSLPGGPGSSGGHPRPPARRAIVLRGLPPYDGDDEPAEGPDLVPVRETYQELEMPRRADADPEASQSQELPHWPAAAVPRPVSPPAPGSSPPAEAPPVPVPLPPRWDARDETVALPRPVSPAQPAGAGEETEEVRVAPLVPAPRSTERHRPWLLSLAVAATVGLIGAGVALVPLIGQGQAGTGEPTSAPEPPPGFALPPAGVPLVPASASASVSASASASPSASASPSATPTPSAGPSAPAVPPPATTGGPSRSAAATAPAGRVNSGNANIAQGKAAGASSQEGAAWTASAAVDGDMTSRWSSQPGDPQWITVDLGELWQLNTVTLYWESAYATAYRVETSRDGATWTSVYSTTSGGGGTVLIPAGGAPARYVRLTGTVRVGQYGYSLFEIQVR; via the coding sequence ATGGACAAGCCCGAACGGGAGCCGAACGCGAGCGGTGGCTACTCGCTGCCCGGCGGCCCCGGAAGCTCCGGCGGCCACCCCCGGCCACCGGCGCGGCGCGCGATCGTGCTGCGCGGGCTGCCACCGTACGACGGCGACGACGAACCGGCCGAGGGCCCCGACCTGGTGCCGGTCCGCGAGACGTACCAGGAGCTGGAGATGCCCCGGCGCGCGGACGCGGACCCGGAGGCGAGTCAGAGCCAGGAACTGCCGCACTGGCCCGCCGCGGCCGTGCCCCGCCCGGTCTCCCCGCCCGCTCCGGGGTCCTCGCCGCCAGCCGAGGCGCCGCCGGTACCGGTGCCGTTGCCGCCGCGCTGGGACGCGCGGGACGAGACGGTCGCGCTGCCCCGCCCGGTCTCCCCGGCCCAGCCGGCCGGGGCCGGTGAGGAGACCGAGGAGGTGCGGGTCGCGCCGCTCGTGCCCGCGCCGCGCTCGACGGAACGGCACCGTCCGTGGCTGCTGTCGCTGGCCGTGGCCGCCACGGTCGGCCTGATCGGTGCCGGGGTGGCGCTGGTGCCGCTGATCGGCCAGGGCCAGGCCGGCACGGGTGAGCCCACCTCCGCGCCCGAGCCACCACCCGGCTTCGCGCTGCCGCCGGCCGGCGTCCCACTGGTGCCCGCGTCCGCGTCCGCCTCGGTCAGCGCGTCCGCGTCCGCTTCGCCGTCCGCCAGCGCCTCGCCGTCCGCGACGCCGACGCCGTCCGCGGGCCCGTCCGCCCCGGCGGTGCCGCCGCCGGCCACCACCGGCGGGCCGTCCCGGTCGGCCGCCGCCACTGCCCCGGCCGGGCGGGTGAACAGCGGCAACGCCAACATCGCCCAGGGGAAGGCGGCCGGTGCGTCCAGCCAGGAGGGCGCGGCCTGGACCGCGTCCGCCGCGGTCGACGGCGACATGACCTCGCGCTGGAGCAGCCAGCCCGGCGACCCGCAGTGGATCACCGTGGACCTGGGCGAGCTGTGGCAGCTCAACACGGTCACGCTGTACTGGGAGAGCGCCTACGCCACCGCCTACCGCGTCGAGACCTCCCGCGACGGCGCCACCTGGACCAGCGTCTACAGCACCACCAGCGGCGGTGGTGGCACGGTGCTGATCCCGGCCGGCGGCGCCCCCGCCCGCTACGTCCGGCTGACCGGCACCGTCCGCGTCGGTCAGTACGGCTACAGCCTGTTCGAGATCCAGGTGCGCTGA